In Spirosoma pollinicola, the genomic window GATTACCAACAACGGGTGCATTGGCATAGGCATCGGCAAGAAGACGTGTATTTTCGGGCAGTGTGTCGAGCGATGTTCCAGCTAGCCTGGTTTGCTCAACAAGCGTAAAGGCGCGCGACGCTGAGCCATAGTCGGTAGCAAAGTATTTGGGGAAGGTGATACCAAACCCACTGAGCATAGACGTAAAATACTCCGACCAGGATATGGCAACGACCATGTTACTGACAGCATACTCAAGGATAAGCGCCCAGCCAATAATCCACGCAAAAATCTCACCGAAAGCGACGTAGGCGTAGGTGTAGGCGCTACCGCTTACGGGCACCGTACTGGCGAACTGGGCGTAGCTTAATGCCGTGAATACACAGGCAATAGCCGTGAAAACAAACAGCAACGATACCGCCGGACCACCGTTATAACTCGCCAATCCAATTGTACTGAAAATACCGGCCCCAATAATAGCGGCAATGCCAAAGGAGGTTAAATCACGGACGCCCAACGTCTTTACCAGTGTACTTGATTCACCTTCGGCGGCATCACTCAGGATTTGGGTTACGGTCTTTTTTCGTAAAAGCGACATAGGCAGAGAAAGAAAAACGATGTCTATTGATGTTAAACCGATAAAAATAGAAATTCTTTCCGGTTTTTTGTACGTTACTTTCACATAGCGTACATGCCAGTCGTACGCTGTTTGTCGTTTATCCTTTATTAGTCAACAGTCAGCATGTCTATCCGAGTCCAGAATCTTACGAAAGAATACAATCACCAACGGGCTGTGAATCAAATTTCACTTACTGTGCAGGCGGGTGAAATCGTCGGTTTTCTGGGACCAAACGGTGCGGGCAAGTCCACGACTATGAAGATTGCAACAGGCTACCTCCCTCCTACCGATGGCACAGTGGAGGTAAATGGCTTCGACGTCAGGACTCAGTCTATGGACGTTCGGCGGAGTGTAGGCTATCTGCCCGAACACAACCCACTTTATCTGGATCTGTACGTAAAAGAATATTTGCGTTTTGCCGGGTCACTGCATGGCATGCGCGGAACCGACCTGAGTCGACGCATATCAGATATGATCGAGCTGGTAGGTCTGGGCCGCGAACAGCACAAGCGTATCGGACAGCTTTCCAAAGGCTACCGCCAACGCGTTGGACTGGCGCAGGCTTTGCTGCATAATCCGCCTGTTTTGATTCTGGATGAACCAACAACGGGCCTCGACCCGAATCAACTCGCCGAAATCCGTCAGGTTATTCGGGAAGCCGGACGCGACAAAACGGTGTTGTTCTCTACCCACATCATGCAGGAAGTAGAAGCCATTTGCGACCGTGTCATTATTATTAATCGGGGGGTTATTGTAGCCGATCAACCTTTAAGCCAGCTAAGAAGTGCCTCGGCAAATGCCAGCCTTGTTGTTGTCGCTGAGTTTGAAG contains:
- the gldA gene encoding gliding motility-associated ABC transporter ATP-binding subunit GldA; the protein is MSIRVQNLTKEYNHQRAVNQISLTVQAGEIVGFLGPNGAGKSTTMKIATGYLPPTDGTVEVNGFDVRTQSMDVRRSVGYLPEHNPLYLDLYVKEYLRFAGSLHGMRGTDLSRRISDMIELVGLGREQHKRIGQLSKGYRQRVGLAQALLHNPPVLILDEPTTGLDPNQLAEIRQVIREAGRDKTVLFSTHIMQEVEAICDRVIIINRGVIVADQPLSQLRSASANASLVVVAEFEGPLANPDVLTSIPGVERVEPIERGQYRITAMPNTDLRVAIFRLAADQNLTLVGLRQQENSLEGIFKELTK